Proteins encoded by one window of Candidatus Poribacteria bacterium:
- a CDS encoding DUF4398 domain-containing protein: MILRYLIPTLMIPLLSLTSCSYMRGPSPAVMSDARMEIALAEQVDASTFASREIDEARILLSQAERAARRGDEKEAERLAERALLTARYARILASYRKLKKEVEREEIELQTLQREVESAKVKRQSAEVELRRLTRGGGGK; encoded by the coding sequence ATGATCTTAAGATATCTCATCCCAACCCTTATGATTCCGCTTTTATCCCTGACCTCCTGCTCCTACATGAGAGGTCCATCCCCTGCCGTGATGTCCGACGCCCGAATGGAAATAGCCCTTGCTGAGCAGGTGGATGCCTCTACCTTCGCCTCAAGGGAGATTGATGAGGCGAGGATACTCCTCTCACAGGCCGAGAGGGCGGCAAGAAGGGGAGATGAGAAGGAAGCTGAACGCCTGGCGGAGAGGGCGCTTCTGACGGCGAGATACGCCAGAATTCTGGCCTCTTACAGAAAGCTGAAAAAAGAGGTCGAAAGGGAGGAGATCGAGCTTCAAACCCTACAGAGGGAGGTTGAATCCGCTAAGGTCAAACGTCAATCGGCCGAGGTCGAGCTGAGGAGATTGACCAGGGGGGGAGGTGGAAAATGA